The Gemmata palustris genome includes a region encoding these proteins:
- a CDS encoding TolC family protein: MVRIPLKMSLIALGAGAALTGGCRSIDAPLPEPPAQRGAIYPGVPAPSVPSASAARTAPATRPEGATVSVTASPARPSAIVPAAATTARVAKQPIQTARFEQPGASPVAPAPAPQPQPENTLDLGVALRLAGVENPTINLAQEVVREALANQLAARSLLLPDLSAGTNLRLHRGAFLSASGLVRTVDLQSLYLGFGAGAVAGGPPVVPGVRMFAHLGDAVYEPLAARQRVAVSRSESHAVQNAILLDVAAGYLELVGAESRVDILRRGEADLGELARLTEVHAKAGQYRQSDAKRAETNLELLRRDLRRAEEDVAVASARLCRLLNLDPSVRLRTPGGSVQPIRLVPEDGDQEALIAGALQARPEVFARGAAVTEAQTRVRQERVRPWLPTLSVGYSYGGMGGGSNQAVSDFGPIRGRSDFDVLAVWSVQNLGFGNHARVRTADAALGARIAGYDLMTNQIRREVSEALASARAASAQIKTAETALVIAEEGFKLEMERIKQGQGRPIEILDSFRQLLESRQELLRAVVAFNVAQFRLFVATGNTPQP, encoded by the coding sequence ATGGTTCGCATTCCCCTAAAAATGAGCCTGATCGCGCTCGGCGCGGGAGCCGCGCTGACGGGCGGTTGTCGGTCGATCGACGCGCCGCTACCGGAACCACCGGCCCAACGCGGAGCGATCTACCCGGGCGTTCCGGCCCCGAGTGTGCCGAGTGCGTCGGCGGCGCGAACGGCACCCGCAACCCGACCCGAGGGCGCAACGGTTTCGGTGACCGCGTCCCCGGCCCGGCCGAGCGCGATCGTCCCGGCCGCCGCAACAACCGCGCGCGTCGCCAAACAACCCATTCAAACCGCGCGATTTGAACAACCCGGCGCGTCTCCGGTCGCACCCGCGCCGGCTCCGCAACCGCAGCCCGAGAACACATTGGATCTCGGCGTCGCATTGCGTCTAGCCGGGGTCGAGAACCCGACGATCAATCTGGCGCAGGAAGTCGTTCGCGAAGCACTCGCGAACCAGCTCGCGGCCCGGTCGCTGCTGCTGCCGGACCTGAGCGCCGGTACCAATCTTCGCTTGCACCGCGGGGCGTTCCTCTCGGCGTCGGGTCTGGTCCGCACGGTGGACCTCCAGAGCCTCTACCTCGGGTTCGGGGCGGGGGCGGTCGCGGGCGGCCCGCCGGTCGTGCCCGGGGTGCGGATGTTCGCGCACCTCGGCGATGCCGTTTACGAACCACTCGCCGCGCGCCAGCGGGTGGCGGTAAGCCGGTCCGAATCGCACGCGGTCCAGAACGCGATCCTCCTCGACGTTGCGGCCGGGTACCTGGAACTCGTGGGCGCCGAGAGCCGGGTCGATATTCTCCGGCGCGGGGAAGCGGACCTGGGCGAACTCGCTCGTTTGACGGAGGTTCACGCGAAAGCGGGTCAGTACCGTCAGTCGGATGCGAAGCGCGCCGAAACGAACCTCGAACTGCTCCGGCGCGATCTGCGGCGCGCGGAGGAGGATGTCGCGGTCGCGTCGGCGCGCCTGTGCCGGTTGCTCAATCTCGACCCGTCCGTGCGCCTCCGCACGCCCGGCGGGAGCGTGCAACCGATCCGGCTGGTTCCCGAGGACGGGGATCAGGAAGCACTGATCGCGGGCGCGCTGCAAGCGCGGCCCGAGGTGTTCGCGCGGGGCGCTGCGGTCACGGAGGCGCAGACCCGCGTGCGCCAGGAGCGCGTGCGCCCGTGGTTGCCGACACTCTCGGTCGGCTACAGTTACGGCGGGATGGGCGGCGGGAGCAATCAGGCGGTGTCTGATTTCGGCCCCATTCGCGGGCGCTCGGATTTCGACGTGCTCGCGGTGTGGAGCGTGCAAAACCTCGGGTTCGGCAACCACGCGCGGGTGCGCACCGCGGACGCGGCCCTCGGCGCGCGGATCGCCGGCTACGACCTGATGACCAACCAGATTCGCCGAGAAGTGTCCGAGGCACTCGCGAGCGCCCGCGCCGCGTCCGCACAGATCAAGACCGCAGAAACGGCCCTCGTGATCGCGGAAGAGGGCTTCAAACTCGAAATGGAGCGCATCAAGCAGGGACAGGGGCGACCGATCGAGATCCTCGACAGCTTCCGGCAACTGCTGGAATCGCGCCAGGAACTGCTCCGCGCGGTCGTCGCGTTCAACGTCGCCCAGTTCCGGCTCTTCGTTGCAACCGGGAACACGCCGCAACCGTGA
- a CDS encoding PhzF family phenazine biosynthesis protein, translating to MIPLSVVDAFTDTPFRGNPAAVCLLDSWPSNEWLQLVGREMNLAETAFLRHRPGGEYELRWFTPTVEVALCGHATLASAHVLWESGAATQDVLTFATNKSGILTARRLPSGEIELDFPAQPATPCATPAGLLESLGANAIAVARNESDYLVEVATEAEVRALTPDLTRLARIECRGVIVTAKSDDARYDFVSRFFAPQSGIDEDPVTGSAHCCLAVWWGNKLNKVEMTGYQASTRGGVVRVVRAGDRVKLIGRAITISRGQLLALPM from the coding sequence ATGATTCCGTTGTCCGTGGTCGATGCGTTCACCGACACGCCGTTTCGCGGGAACCCCGCGGCAGTGTGCCTCCTCGATTCCTGGCCGTCAAACGAGTGGTTGCAACTCGTCGGGCGCGAGATGAACCTCGCCGAGACCGCGTTCCTCCGCCACCGCCCGGGCGGCGAGTACGAACTGCGCTGGTTCACGCCCACGGTCGAGGTCGCGCTGTGCGGTCACGCGACACTCGCCTCCGCACACGTCTTGTGGGAATCGGGCGCTGCGACACAAGACGTGCTCACATTTGCGACCAACAAAAGCGGCATTCTCACCGCGCGCCGACTCCCATCGGGCGAGATCGAACTGGATTTCCCGGCCCAACCCGCGACTCCGTGTGCGACACCAGCGGGGTTGCTCGAATCACTCGGCGCGAATGCAATCGCGGTCGCGCGCAACGAGTCCGATTACCTCGTGGAAGTGGCCACCGAAGCCGAAGTACGTGCGCTGACGCCGGACCTCACGCGGCTCGCGCGAATCGAGTGCCGCGGGGTGATCGTCACCGCGAAATCCGATGATGCGCGCTACGATTTCGTGTCGCGGTTCTTCGCACCGCAATCCGGCATTGATGAAGACCCGGTGACCGGCTCCGCGCACTGTTGTTTGGCCGTGTGGTGGGGAAACAAGCTCAACAAGGTGGAAATGACGGGCTATCAGGCGAGCACACGGGGCGGGGTGGTTCGTGTGGTTAGGGCCGGTGATCGCGTCAAACTCATCGGCCGCGCGATTACGATCTCGCGCGGCCAGCTCCTTGCTCTTCCGATGTAA
- a CDS encoding efflux RND transporter periplasmic adaptor subunit — protein MARGKPLFEEAPHSEESKSAPQITAEVVSPRSGGIDRMCIQPGTVEPLEAADLFAKVSGFLAEQTVDIGSAVKKGDVLARIAVPEYQKQVERDRARVKAAGAKVQQMEAHVTAAESEAKSAEASVALANVLVRAKKAYRQYREKQLNRFRELADQKAIEQRVVDEQEDYYLSAFEGENEAKEAVRAAIERVAAAKAKIVQARADVEQAKAEVGVATADLERSQVFLDYAVITSPYTGVVTRRTYNIGAFIKSADQGATQPLLAVARTDVMRVVVQVPDRDVPYVSLGDPAVFEVASDTRVVFPTRGISRLAKYQDPSTRMMRVEMDVDNPPTAGHPDGVLFSGAYGHARLTLQAGAPTAVRVPTAAVTGRSAGKGSVRVVRGDRIQTVPVTLGADNGIEIEVLTGLTADDRVVLRVSNPVDDGSVVAVSGAKQAPVGH, from the coding sequence GTGGCGCGCGGGAAACCGTTGTTCGAGGAAGCGCCGCACTCCGAGGAGTCGAAGTCCGCACCGCAAATCACGGCCGAGGTCGTCTCCCCCCGCTCGGGCGGGATCGATCGCATGTGCATCCAGCCGGGGACCGTCGAGCCGCTCGAGGCCGCGGACCTGTTCGCCAAGGTGTCCGGGTTCCTGGCCGAGCAAACGGTAGACATCGGCAGCGCGGTGAAGAAGGGCGACGTGCTCGCGCGGATCGCGGTACCCGAGTACCAGAAGCAGGTCGAGCGCGACCGGGCGCGCGTCAAGGCCGCGGGCGCGAAGGTGCAGCAGATGGAGGCCCACGTAACGGCCGCCGAGTCCGAGGCGAAATCGGCCGAGGCGTCGGTCGCGCTGGCGAACGTGCTCGTGCGGGCCAAGAAAGCGTACCGCCAGTACCGCGAGAAGCAGCTCAACCGGTTCCGCGAACTGGCGGACCAAAAGGCCATCGAGCAGCGCGTGGTGGACGAGCAAGAGGACTACTACCTGTCGGCGTTCGAGGGCGAGAACGAGGCCAAGGAAGCGGTCCGTGCGGCCATCGAGCGGGTGGCGGCGGCAAAAGCCAAGATCGTTCAAGCGCGGGCGGACGTGGAACAGGCCAAGGCGGAAGTCGGGGTCGCCACGGCGGACCTGGAGCGGTCGCAAGTGTTCCTCGACTACGCGGTCATCACGTCCCCGTACACCGGGGTCGTCACGCGCCGCACGTACAACATCGGCGCCTTCATCAAGTCCGCGGACCAGGGCGCGACGCAGCCGCTCCTGGCGGTCGCGCGGACGGACGTGATGCGGGTGGTGGTGCAGGTGCCCGACCGGGACGTGCCCTACGTCAGCCTCGGTGACCCGGCCGTGTTCGAGGTCGCCTCCGACACGCGCGTAGTGTTTCCGACGCGCGGGATCTCCCGGTTGGCGAAGTACCAAGATCCCTCGACGCGCATGATGCGGGTCGAGATGGACGTGGACAACCCGCCGACCGCGGGCCACCCGGACGGCGTCCTGTTCTCCGGCGCATACGGGCACGCCCGGCTCACGCTCCAAGCGGGGGCGCCGACCGCGGTGCGCGTCCCCACGGCCGCGGTCACCGGGCGCAGCGCGGGCAAGGGATCGGTCCGCGTGGTGCGCGGCGACCGCATCCAAACTGTTCCCGTCACTCTCGGCGCGGACAACGGCATCGAGATCGAAGTGCTCACCGGCCTGACGGCCGACGACCGGGTCGTACTCCGTGTCAGTAACCCGGTGGACGACGGGTCCGTTGTGGCCGTGTCCGGCGCGAAGCAGGCCCCCGTCGGACACTAG
- a CDS encoding DUF1501 domain-containing protein, translating to MLSLFGDPHARGGFCDGLNRRDFLTAGGTLFGGCLALPHLLAAGAKSGTKTSHKSIINIYLPGGPPHQDMWDLKPDAPKEVRGEFNPIQTKVTGIQICELFPRIAQMMDKFTIIRSLVGSAGDHDAYQCMTGRPRTPANLGHWPSFGSWVSKSQGPADPAVPANVSLMYPCGEKRWGYHGDGGFLGIQHAPFHLVGGRDTGMKSDSLTLKGVSLDRLNDRMSLLKGFDDLDRKIDAKGTMDGMDSFNRQALDILTSSKLKDAVDLSKENPKVLERYGVDDPAFERDGAPRMVRNFCVARRLVEAGARVVTMNFTRWDWHGPDGKNFVQARKDFPLLDRAVTTLIEDLHDRGMDQDVSVIVWGEFGRTPKINNMASRDHWPQLSCALLAGGGMKMGQVIGSSNRLAERAASRPVTHQEIFATLYKNLGLDPNAVREYDANGRPHFPIDADAQPIRELV from the coding sequence ATGCTTTCTCTTTTCGGCGACCCGCACGCACGCGGCGGGTTCTGTGACGGCCTCAACCGGCGCGACTTCCTCACGGCCGGTGGGACGCTGTTCGGCGGGTGCCTCGCGCTGCCGCACCTGCTCGCGGCCGGGGCCAAGAGCGGCACGAAGACCTCGCACAAGTCGATCATCAACATTTACCTGCCCGGCGGCCCGCCGCACCAGGATATGTGGGACTTGAAGCCGGACGCGCCGAAAGAGGTGCGCGGCGAGTTCAACCCGATCCAGACCAAAGTGACCGGCATCCAGATCTGCGAGTTGTTCCCGCGCATCGCGCAGATGATGGACAAGTTCACGATCATCCGCTCGCTCGTCGGTAGCGCCGGCGACCACGACGCCTACCAGTGCATGACGGGCCGCCCGCGGACCCCGGCGAACCTCGGGCACTGGCCGTCGTTCGGGTCGTGGGTGTCGAAATCCCAGGGGCCGGCCGACCCCGCGGTGCCGGCGAACGTGTCGCTCATGTACCCGTGCGGCGAGAAGCGCTGGGGGTACCACGGCGACGGCGGGTTCCTCGGGATTCAGCACGCGCCGTTCCACCTGGTCGGGGGCCGCGACACCGGCATGAAGTCGGACAGCCTCACACTCAAGGGCGTGAGCCTCGACCGGCTCAACGACCGCATGAGCTTACTCAAGGGGTTCGACGACCTCGACCGCAAGATCGACGCGAAGGGCACGATGGACGGGATGGACTCGTTCAACCGGCAGGCGCTCGACATCCTCACGTCGTCGAAACTGAAGGACGCGGTGGACCTCTCGAAAGAGAACCCCAAGGTGCTGGAGCGCTACGGCGTGGACGACCCGGCCTTCGAGCGCGACGGCGCCCCGCGCATGGTGCGGAACTTCTGCGTCGCCCGGCGTCTCGTGGAAGCGGGCGCCCGCGTGGTGACGATGAACTTCACGCGGTGGGACTGGCACGGACCGGACGGCAAGAACTTCGTGCAAGCGCGTAAGGACTTCCCGCTCCTCGACCGCGCCGTCACGACGCTGATCGAAGACCTGCACGACCGCGGAATGGACCAGGACGTGTCGGTGATCGTGTGGGGCGAGTTCGGCCGCACGCCGAAGATCAACAACATGGCCAGCCGCGACCACTGGCCGCAGCTCAGTTGCGCGCTTCTCGCCGGCGGCGGGATGAAGATGGGCCAAGTGATCGGTTCGTCGAACCGGCTAGCGGAGCGCGCCGCGTCGCGCCCGGTGACGCACCAGGAGATCTTCGCGACGCTGTACAAGAACCTGGGCCTGGACCCGAACGCGGTGCGCGAGTACGACGCGAACGGCCGACCGCACTTCCCCATCGACGCCGACGCGCAGCCGATTCGCGAACTGGTGTGA
- a CDS encoding efflux RND transporter permease subunit, which translates to MNLLIRFSLGNPRAITVLMLTIAIGGGAALGSIPADILPVYKSPAVQVLTFYGGMSATNVEADITARMERWVGQSAGTRYQESRSIIGASIIRNYYSDDTDPSAALTQVNSLSTAAIPSLPPGTLPPVILPYDPTSSTPVAIVALNSKTQGESVLFDTGRYQVRSMIMASPGANAPVVYGGKIRTVLAYLNRNELQVRGLSPLDVMEALDRSNVFLPAGGAKLGGVDYALDSNSMYDLIERMGDMPIKTGKDGTMVFLRDVATPRDANLIQTNVVRVDGRRQVYIPVYRQQGASTLGVVNNLRTELPEMKDRLTTPDVDLKLVMDQSVYVKSSIESLRNEGVLGAILCSLVILLFLGEWRMTVIAVLTVPIAVLGAVAALFGASQTINVMTLAGLALAIGPLVDNAIVVLENTHRHLGLGARPREAAFLGASEVAMPALAATLCTLLVLAPLALIPGLGAFLFKPMFLAVAFAMLVAYLVSLTFVPARCAAWMRHHAHANPIEAHAPDYSHRNEHEAPAPRGPIGALFEKWESLLDSVFKGYARLLGVVLRARGLVIGGSFALLAAVVVLIGPHLRREFFPEVDAGAFEIYVRANSGTRIEVTEGYIEAVEKYVKARVGGDTELVISELGLTADWSAAFTPNSGPMDAVVKVQLTSERSKSAQEHVAVLRAGFATDPEFERLLKEAYERKIAAEELKPGVTPFSRGNLEFAFDSGGMIRSAMNEGKSTPINVKVTGKNLQKNRKVAEQILDEVRGIDGVVDARIIQRLNYPLYMIEVDRIKAASLGLNQMEVMKNVVSAFNSSIQFNKKNFWIDPVSHNQYYVGVQYPEGDVTSLETLLQIPITSPVQREAVPLGTIAALKPAQVPSEIVHTSLQPTIDLTMGVFGRDLGHVAEDVSRVVAKHGKARKEGGWTPFDPDAKDQKPMEGAKVTLSGEYQKMQTTFKYQAMGMVAAIVLIYFLLVALFKSYITPLVVLSAVPIGVIGVVLVLFFTGTALNIQSLLGVIFMIGIVVSNTVLLTDFATNLQKSENLDPTEAIKRAGAIRVRPVVMTALATFFALIPMSLGLERGSEANVPLGRAVLGGLVAGLLTTLFVVPCVYSLLVPKKLGDEDEPLPGDPEHGPTEVIVHPPEA; encoded by the coding sequence ATGAACCTGCTGATCCGCTTTTCCCTCGGCAACCCGCGCGCGATCACCGTTCTGATGCTGACCATCGCCATCGGCGGCGGGGCCGCACTCGGGAGCATCCCGGCCGACATCCTCCCGGTGTACAAGTCGCCCGCGGTGCAGGTGCTCACGTTCTACGGCGGGATGTCCGCCACCAACGTGGAGGCCGACATCACCGCGCGCATGGAGCGCTGGGTGGGCCAGTCGGCCGGCACCCGGTACCAGGAGTCGCGCTCGATCATCGGCGCGAGCATCATCCGCAACTACTACTCCGACGACACGGACCCGAGCGCCGCACTCACCCAGGTCAATTCGCTCTCCACAGCGGCCATCCCGAGTCTCCCACCCGGCACGCTCCCGCCCGTGATTTTGCCCTACGATCCGACTTCCTCCACGCCCGTCGCGATCGTGGCGCTGAACAGCAAAACGCAGGGCGAATCGGTGCTGTTCGATACCGGCCGCTATCAGGTTCGGAGCATGATTATGGCGTCCCCCGGTGCGAACGCCCCGGTCGTGTACGGCGGGAAGATCCGCACCGTGCTCGCGTACCTCAATCGAAACGAGCTCCAGGTCCGCGGGCTCTCGCCGCTCGACGTGATGGAGGCCCTCGACCGGTCCAACGTGTTCCTCCCGGCGGGCGGGGCCAAACTTGGTGGTGTGGACTACGCGCTCGACTCGAACTCGATGTACGACCTGATCGAGCGCATGGGCGATATGCCCATCAAGACCGGCAAAGACGGCACGATGGTGTTCCTGCGCGACGTGGCCACGCCCCGCGACGCGAACCTGATTCAGACGAACGTCGTGCGCGTGGACGGGCGCCGGCAGGTGTACATCCCGGTGTACCGGCAGCAGGGGGCGAGCACGCTCGGCGTGGTGAACAATTTGCGGACCGAGCTGCCCGAAATGAAGGACCGGCTCACCACCCCGGACGTGGACCTGAAGCTGGTGATGGACCAGTCGGTGTACGTCAAGAGTTCCATCGAGAGCCTGCGGAACGAGGGCGTGCTGGGCGCGATCCTGTGCTCGCTCGTGATCCTGCTCTTCCTCGGCGAGTGGCGTATGACGGTGATCGCGGTCCTGACGGTCCCGATCGCCGTGCTCGGCGCGGTCGCGGCCCTCTTCGGCGCGTCGCAGACCATCAACGTGATGACGCTCGCGGGCCTCGCGCTCGCGATCGGGCCGCTCGTGGACAACGCGATCGTGGTGCTGGAGAACACGCACCGCCACCTCGGGTTGGGCGCGCGGCCGCGGGAGGCCGCGTTCCTGGGGGCGAGCGAGGTCGCGATGCCGGCCCTGGCCGCGACGCTCTGCACGCTCCTGGTGCTGGCGCCGCTGGCCCTCATCCCCGGGCTGGGGGCGTTCCTCTTCAAGCCCATGTTCCTGGCGGTCGCGTTCGCGATGCTGGTCGCGTACCTCGTGTCGCTCACGTTCGTCCCGGCGCGGTGCGCGGCGTGGATGCGGCACCACGCCCACGCAAACCCGATCGAAGCGCACGCGCCGGATTACAGCCACCGCAACGAGCACGAGGCCCCGGCCCCGCGCGGGCCGATCGGCGCGCTGTTCGAGAAATGGGAATCGCTACTCGATTCGGTCTTCAAGGGGTACGCCCGACTACTCGGCGTGGTCCTGCGGGCGCGCGGACTAGTCATCGGCGGCTCGTTCGCGCTCCTGGCCGCGGTGGTGGTGCTGATCGGCCCGCACTTGCGGCGCGAGTTCTTCCCGGAAGTGGACGCGGGGGCGTTCGAGATCTACGTCCGGGCCAACTCGGGCACGCGGATCGAGGTGACCGAGGGGTACATCGAAGCGGTCGAGAAGTACGTGAAGGCGAGGGTCGGGGGCGACACCGAACTGGTCATCAGCGAGTTGGGGCTGACCGCCGACTGGTCGGCCGCGTTCACCCCGAACAGCGGGCCGATGGACGCGGTGGTGAAGGTGCAACTGACGTCCGAGCGCTCGAAGTCGGCGCAGGAGCACGTCGCGGTGCTGCGGGCGGGGTTCGCCACGGACCCGGAGTTCGAGCGCCTGCTGAAAGAGGCCTACGAGCGGAAGATCGCGGCGGAGGAACTGAAGCCGGGCGTCACGCCGTTCTCGCGCGGCAACCTGGAGTTCGCGTTCGACTCGGGCGGGATGATCCGGTCCGCGATGAACGAGGGCAAGTCCACGCCGATCAACGTGAAGGTGACGGGCAAGAACCTCCAGAAGAACCGCAAGGTGGCCGAGCAGATCCTGGACGAGGTGCGCGGGATCGACGGCGTGGTGGACGCGCGGATCATCCAGCGCCTGAACTACCCGCTTTACATGATCGAGGTGGACCGGATCAAGGCCGCGTCGCTGGGCCTCAACCAGATGGAGGTGATGAAGAACGTGGTGTCCGCGTTCAACTCCAGTATCCAGTTCAACAAGAAGAACTTCTGGATCGACCCGGTGAGCCACAACCAGTATTACGTCGGCGTCCAGTACCCGGAGGGCGACGTGACCTCGCTGGAAACGCTGCTCCAGATCCCCATCACCAGCCCGGTCCAGCGCGAAGCGGTCCCCCTGGGCACCATTGCCGCGCTCAAACCGGCACAGGTGCCGTCCGAGATCGTCCACACCAGCCTCCAGCCCACCATCGACCTGACGATGGGCGTGTTCGGGCGCGACCTGGGCCACGTCGCGGAGGACGTGAGCCGGGTGGTCGCGAAGCACGGCAAGGCGCGCAAAGAGGGCGGGTGGACCCCGTTCGACCCGGACGCGAAGGACCAGAAGCCGATGGAGGGCGCGAAGGTGACCCTCAGCGGCGAGTACCAGAAGATGCAGACGACGTTCAAGTACCAGGCGATGGGCATGGTCGCGGCGATCGTGCTCATCTACTTCCTGCTGGTCGCGCTGTTCAAGTCGTACATCACGCCGCTGGTGGTACTCTCCGCGGTGCCCATTGGTGTCATCGGCGTCGTGCTGGTGCTCTTCTTCACGGGGACCGCGCTGAACATTCAGTCGCTGCTCGGGGTGATCTTCATGATCGGCATCGTGGTGTCGAACACGGTGCTCCTGACCGACTTCGCCACGAACCTGCAGAAGAGTGAGAACCTCGACCCCACGGAGGCGATCAAGCGCGCCGGGGCGATCCGCGTGCGCCCGGTCGTGATGACGGCGCTGGCGACGTTCTTCGCGCTCATCCCGATGTCGCTCGGGCTGGAGCGCGGGAGCGAGGCGAACGTGCCGCTGGGCCGCGCCGTGCTCGGCGGCCTCGTGGCCGGGCTGCTCACGACGCTGTTCGTGGTGCCCTGTGTGTACTCGCTGCTCGTCCCGAAGAAGCTGGGCGACGAGGACGAACCGCTCCCGGGCGACCCCGAACACGGCCCGACCGAAGTGATCGTTCACCCGCCCGAAGCGTAG
- a CDS encoding MBOAT family protein: MSLAALNSWPPWIVMWAVAVVIFVACKLLSWWRALHAPAWRHVAYLVAWPGLDAKAFLDPRPLPRDQRPRVGEWGFAFAKLGLGIALLWGAVPLIPSDLLLLRGWVGMVGVIFVLHFGAFHVLSCAWRTACVNAKPLMVWPVLSGSVSEFWGKRWNTAFRDLTHRFLFRPLAAHLGARAGVAAGFLFSGVVHDLVISVPVRGGYGWPTLYFVVQGLGLLAEKSEAGKRLGLGRGWRGRLFTACVVIGPAFGLFHPPFVLGVVVPFLNAIGAA; this comes from the coding sequence ATGTCGCTCGCCGCTCTCAATTCATGGCCGCCGTGGATCGTCATGTGGGCGGTCGCGGTGGTCATCTTTGTCGCGTGCAAGTTGCTTTCGTGGTGGCGAGCACTGCACGCCCCCGCGTGGCGGCACGTCGCGTACCTCGTCGCGTGGCCCGGGTTGGACGCGAAAGCGTTCCTCGACCCGCGCCCGCTCCCGCGCGACCAACGCCCGCGGGTCGGTGAATGGGGCTTCGCGTTCGCGAAACTCGGCCTCGGGATCGCGCTACTTTGGGGCGCGGTGCCGCTCATCCCGTCCGACTTACTGCTCCTACGCGGATGGGTCGGGATGGTGGGAGTGATCTTCGTTTTGCACTTCGGCGCGTTTCACGTGCTGAGTTGTGCTTGGCGCACAGCGTGCGTGAACGCAAAACCGCTGATGGTGTGGCCCGTGCTCTCGGGGAGCGTGAGCGAGTTTTGGGGGAAGCGGTGGAACACCGCGTTCCGCGATCTCACGCACCGGTTCCTGTTCCGCCCGCTGGCGGCGCACCTCGGGGCACGAGCGGGCGTCGCGGCCGGATTTTTGTTCAGTGGGGTCGTTCACGATCTGGTGATCTCGGTTCCCGTTCGCGGCGGCTACGGGTGGCCGACGCTGTACTTCGTCGTGCAGGGATTGGGGCTGCTCGCGGAGAAGTCGGAAGCGGGCAAGCGGCTCGGATTGGGACGCGGATGGCGCGGGCGCCTGTTCACGGCGTGCGTCGTGATCGGCCCCGCGTTCGGGCTGTTCCACCCGCCGTTCGTACTCGGTGTGGTCGTGCCGTTTCTCAACGCCATTGGCGCTGCGTGA
- a CDS encoding GlsB/YeaQ/YmgE family stress response membrane protein, translated as MLSLLSWVITGLFVGLIARAMVPGKQSLGLILTIALGVVGAAVGGLISSTIWPTWTNDPNVDQMWPGWIMSVIGAMIVLWGYIALTRQSERA; from the coding sequence ATGTTGTCGCTGTTGAGCTGGGTGATTACGGGCTTGTTTGTGGGCCTCATCGCGCGTGCAATGGTGCCGGGCAAGCAGTCGCTGGGGCTCATTCTCACGATCGCTCTGGGCGTGGTCGGCGCGGCCGTAGGTGGCCTGATCTCTTCGACCATCTGGCCGACGTGGACGAACGACCCGAACGTGGACCAGATGTGGCCGGGGTGGATCATGTCCGTGATCGGCGCGATGATCGTGCTGTGGGGCTACATCGCCCTGACGCGCCAGAGCGAACGGGCCTGA